ataataataaaaaaaacaaaacaaaattaaatatgcATAATTAGATGTAATGCAATGGTCAAccaattaatattttgatatacgatatttttattttttattttttattttttattttttattttttattttttttaatatttcaaactttttatttttaattgtcacattgaattattttactCCAAATACAAATGCCTTAACTACAAAGTTTTACCGTTTGTCAAATTGTTAATTGTCAAGTTTGGAATTCGGGAGCGAATAgcgaaaatgaaaattgaaaattgaaaatgacaaaaaaaagaaaattgagAAAGGGGTTACCCGGAGAACCACGAAAGTGACACAAAAAGAGTGTGTGTGTCAGAGAATACTATCATTCGAAGAATTAAGCATAGCAAATGACACTTTGCCATTAGTAAAGAGCAAATAAGAATCATCATGAGCATCATCATGAGCATCACCATCACCGGCACCACCACCTTGCAGTCTTATactgttttaaatttaactCTTAACCCCTAACTCCCCACTCTCGACTCCCAAGTGCCCAATCACAATCAAGTCGATCTATAAAATCCGCAAGGTCACAAGGCAACCAGTTGAGATAACCAGAACCAATCAAAAATGCCAAGTATAAAATTCCTCTACGACTACATATCACAGGATATAATTAGAATAGcatatatagatattatACATATTAAGCATTTTGAGCATTTTGAGCAGTTTGAGCATTTTGAGCATTTTGAGCATTTAAACATTTAAACATTTAAACATTTAAACATTTAAACATTTTAAACCTTTAAGCTATGCCATGAACATTTTAGAATATCAAAGGCACCAGCATCACGCCCGATTTCATCACGCTTACTTTTCCGCTTCGGGCCACCAGATTGTGTGGCGGTgcgtttctttttttataccCATTGTTAATTGCATTGCTTTTTCTTGTGCTATATACATTTCTGGTTGCTTTTCTCTTCTCTTGGTTCTTCGGTCGTGTTCCGTGGAACTCGCTGTTATATCCTCGGCTATAAACCGCATCGCTATCGCATCGCAAATTCGCTATATCTATTAGCTAATGGCTATCGCCTCACTATATACTCACCAGTTGTTATAAAAGCAACAGTTCCTTGACCCTGGAATTCATCACCGCCTCCACCCGAACATCTCTATTATACATCCGGACATCACACATAGTCGCCCTTACATCTCATCATGCCGCACGTGTCTTCTTCAACCGGGAAGGTCACGGGGCACGATAAGCTGCGCCACGTGACCTCCGTGCATTCCACGCATTCCACGCATTCCACGCACTCCACGCACTCCACGCAATCCTCTGCACAATCTACAAGTGAATCTTCATCTCCACTGGCGTTCCTTACTGAAACTGATCTTGAAAGAGCTACGCATTCCGAATTAGACCCTCAAAAACGTCTATTCCGTTGGTTACATTATGGTCCGATGCCGCCTGTTCCCGATGGGGAAAACAGGCCCGTACACCCTTACTACTCGACAGGCCCCATATCACGTGTTTTGCTTTGGTGGGTAACACCTTTGTTACGTGTTGGTTATCGTAGAACTATTCAACCCAATGATTTATTTGCCATGCATCCAAGGATGTCTGTTGAAAAGCTTCATGCAGAATTCGAACAAGCGCTGAAGAGAAGAACACGTCGCGCGTTCGATTCCCAACAGCCGCCACCTCGTTTTGCTGTCTTATGGGCATTGGCATATACTTTCCgttatcaatatttattatcagtCATCTTTGCAGTATTGGCCAATTGTACCTCTGCTTTAACTCCTCTCTTGACTCGTCGTTTGATCTCATCGGTGGAGAAACGTGCTTACGAAGGTCAAGGTGTGGGTCCAGGGGTAGGTTATGCAATTGGGGCTTGTGTTATGCTTTTAATCAATGGGTTCTTATTCCATCatttcttatattttgCTCAAATGACCGGTGTCCAGGCCAAGTCCGTGCTTTTACAAGCTGCtgtttttaaatcttcTCGTCTTTCTAATCGTGCTCGTTCCAGATTCCCTTCCGGTAATATTCAATCTTTGGCATCCACAGATTTGGCTCGTCTAGAATTTGCCATTTCTTTCCAACCATTCTTAGCTGGGTTTCCTGCTACTTTGGCAGCCGCTACCACTTTATTGATCATTTATTTGGGTGCTATTGCCCTTGTAGGTATCGGTGTCTTCTTCCTGGCTCTTATCTTGATGATGGTTCTTTTCCGTCATGTCATTCAAACACGTATTAAATCAAACGTTTTAACTGACCAAAGAGTTAGATTAATGCGTGAATTATTAGGTGCTGCTcgtaatataaaattatacgCTTGGGAAGATGCTTGTGAATCTCGTGTAGCTGAAGTTCGTTCTAAGGAAACTGCTCGTGTCACTCGTATgcaattattgaaaaatgcTGCCATTGCTATGGCTGTATCATTACCAAACGTTGCTTCATTAACCACTTTCCTTTCATTGTATGCTTTAAACCATTCTTCTAGTGGACTTATGGGTGGTATTGGTGGTCGTGATGTAGGATCTGTCTTTGCCTCTTTGTCATTGTTCCAAGTATTGGGTTTACAGATGTTCTTCTTACCAGTTGCTATAGGGACAGGTATTGATATGATTTTGGGGTTGGATAGaatacaaaaattattgttagAAGAGGAAATGGGGGATCATCCTATTCATCCTGGTAAAGGTGATCTTGAAACTCATGAAGATCAAGTAGAAATGATTGAAATAGTCAATTTAGATAAACAAGATAAATTAGATCAGGATAAATCCGATCACTATAACACTGAATCAACTTCTTCGGGAAAGATCTTATCTTCTTCTCAAATCTCGTTACCAAACGATTCTTTACCAAATGACTCTGCTGCTATTACTGTAAATGATTGTACTTTTGCCTGGGATAGTGAAGATCCAAATGATGAAACAAAGGACAAGACAAAGGATAAAGATTCGAAGTCCAAAGATTCGAAATccaaagataaaaaatctaaagATAAGAAATCCAAAGATAAGCAAAAGGGTCCTGAGGAAAAAGAAGCACCTACTATTTTGAAACCTTTACTTTCCAATATCAATTTCACTATCCCTAAAGGTGAATTCGTTGTTGTTACTGGTCCTGTCGGTTCAGGGAAAACTTCTCTTTTATTTGCCCTTGCTGGTTTAATGGAACAACTTTCTGGTGAAATGAATCATTCTGGTGATCTTTTACTTTGTGGTATCCCCTGGGTTCAAAACGCCACTATTCGTGATAATATCTTATTCGGTTCTCCATATGATCCTACTTTTTACAAAAGAGTCCTACATGTTTGTGCATTAGAATctgatttagaaaatttacCTGCTCATGATAAAACAGAAGTCGGTGAACGTGGGGTCACTTTATCAGGTGGTCAAAAGGCAAGAATTAGTTTAGCTCGTGCTgtttacaaaaataaagacatttatttatttgatgacGTTTTAAGTGCAGTAGATGCAAGAGTAGGTAGACATATCATGGACTATTGTATGAATGATCATCTAAGTGATAAAACAAGAATCTTGGCTACTCATCAATTATCCTTAGTTGAAAAAGCTGATCGTATTATTGTCTTGTCAACTTCCAAAGATGCTCCACATTTCGAAATCGGTacttttaaagaattaataaaaacaaattctACTTTACAATCTTTAATGCAATTCACTTCTTCTCAATcggaaaatgaaaatgaagatgaagatgaaaatgaagaagatattaAACAAGAAGCTCTTCAAAAGATCCAAACTCATGTTTCTATAAACTCTGTAGAACAAGATGGTGCTCTGGTATCAAGTGAAGAACGTGCCGTTAATTCTATCACTTGGCATGTCTATAAAACTTATGTACAAGCTGCCACGGGGAAGTTATGGTTCATCTCTTTACCTtcttatttcattttcgtTATTGGTACAACTTTTTGTAATCTTTTCTCTTCCGTTTGGTTATCTTATTGGTCTGAAGATAAATTCCATAATAGATCTCCAAGCTTTTATATGGGGTTGTATTCCTTCTTTGTCTTTGGCTCTTATATTTTCATGAATGGTCAATATACTCTCTTATGCTATATGGGGGTAGTGGCTTCCAAAACGTTGAATTTACAAGCTCTTCATAAAATCCTTCATACTCCAATGTCCTTTATGGATACAAATCCATTAGGTCGTATCTTGAATAGATTTACAAAGGATACTGATGCTCtagataatgaattaactGAAAATTTACGTCTTGCAATGTCTCAAATAGCAAATATTATCGGTGTCGGAGCTATGTGTATCATTTATTTACCGTGGTTTGCTATTGCTATACCTTTCTTACTTCTCATCTTCTTATTAATTGCTGATCATTATCAAAGTACAGGTAGAGAAGTTAAAAGATTAGAAGCCATTCAAAGATCCTTTGtctataataatttaaatgaaatgtTAACTGGTATGGATACTATTAAAGCTTATAATGCTCAAGATCGTTTTGCAACAAAatctgaatttttaattgataaaatgAATGAAGCTGCTTATATATCTATTGCGGTGCAACGTTGGGCTGGTATCTTCCTTGATTTAGTGGCAGTGGCTTTCGCTCTTATCATTACTCTTTTATGTGTCACTAGACAATTCCATATTTCTGGTGCCGATACTGGTGTTTTATTAACTTACGTCTTACAATTACCAGGCCTATTAAATACTGTCCTAAGAGCTTTGACTCAAACTGAAAATGATATGAATAGTACAGAAAGATTGGTCTCTTATGCTACCCAGTTACCTCAAGAAGCTCAATATAGGAAACCAGAATGTTCTCCACCAATTGATTGGCCACAAAATGGTCATattgtttttgaaaatatcaattttgCTTATAGACCAGGCTTaccaataattttgaaaaatttcaatttaattattaaaccTAACGAAAAGATTGGGATTTGTGGGAGAACTGGTGCTGGTAAATCTACTATCATGAATGCTCTTTATCGTTTAACTGAACTTACAACAGGTAAGATTATAATTGACGATATTGATATCTCAAATTTAGGCCTTTATGAATTAAGAAGTAAATTGGCAATTATTCCGCAAGATCCAGTCTTATTTAGAGGAAACATTAGAAGAAATTTGGATCCTTTCGATGAATATCAAGATGATCTATTATGGGAATCTTTAGTAAAAGCCGGTGCCATTGATTCTCAAGAATTAGAGACTGTCAAATCGCAAGATAAAAATTCCGATGCAAAGAATCTTCATAAGTTCCATTTAAATCAAAGTGTCGATGAAGATGGGaacaatttttctttaggTGAAAGACAGGTACTAGCGTTGACAAGAGCATTAGTACGTCAATCTAAAATCTTAATTTTGGATGAAGCTACTTCCTCAGTTGATTATGAAACCGATGCAAAGATACAGAATTTGATTGCAACTGCATTTAACCATTGTACAATATTATGCATTGCTCATAGATTAAAGACTATCCTTAATTATGATCGTATTTTGGTTTTAGAGAAGGGTGAAGTAGCCGAATTTGATACTCCTTGGaatcttttcaataatgatggtattttcaaaagtatGTGTTCAAGAGCAAATATCACTGAAGAAGACTTTCctaaacaaaaacaaatctaaattatttcaaaataatcaCCAATATCATATTAATTTCCaatatctaaaaaaataatttcaatactAACTTAATTTccaatatattaaaaaaaaaatttctaataCTACAAAAAACTtctaatcaaaaaaaaaaactacttctaatcaaaaaaaaaccccatatcaaattaattccattatgtttatttattttaatgcTATGAACGCCTCCACCCATATATGTTCAGcattcaattaaatataatatatattatgtaAATTATTCCATTCATCCCATATATACACTTTAATAAGactaattaataatttaaattaataaataaatttattcatgtaattttatatattctctTGTATATTCGGGATTCTTCTTCGTGTTatgtatataaattatGAAGGTCGTCCTATGATGATAATGTACAGGTACACAGCTTATGCTTCTACACAATAAAAGTTCAAAGTTgacaaataaaaagaaatatagaTCAAGGTAAAAGTGATGGAAGTTCGTAAGTTAATTATACAGATATATTGATGAAATAATGGATACTTTTCTTAggataaaatttataaattaacGACGACCACCCCCAAGTTTAAAACGGTCACCACCGAgtttatattcttttcttaatttcaAAGCAACCTCCTCCAACTTACTAATAGCCTCACCTTTTTCAACTTTAACTAATTTCTTAGTTTCATCAATGCTAACATTAATACCAAATTTCTTAATAGCATCGTCCAAAACTtcgataattttttcttcactTAGACTAAATAACTCACTCAATTTAACAATAGAGAAACTGGAGTAAAATCTTCTATAAGTTAAGAAATATGTCTTCAAACTTTCGATTTGaattctttcaattaatttctcAAGAACTTCTTCAGAATTATGCAATAAATTCCAAGTTTGAAtagatttcaaaaattcGTAACATTGTTTCCAATCACCATTTTGCATAGATTTAGCAGCATGTAAAACATAATCTCTCAAAGTTTCTGGAGGACCTTGGAAACTGGATTTTTCGTAGTGTTCTAATAGACGACGGGCAGATCTTTGAGAGAATGGTAATTTCCTCACCTTAATACCAGAATAGAACGCAGCCATTTGTggaatttcaattaataatgaactTGTTAAGAAAACAATATCAATCAAATCCAAATTAATATGTTGATGATATGGTAAACACAATTGTTCACGTTGTTCAGATGTGTTGTTTGGGTTAGTTGGTGCAACAATTCTATGTAAACTTTGTTGACCcaaaatttctttcaaatgAGGACTGCATAATAATTCGTTCAAGACTTGATGACAATCTTCAATCAAACATAATTTAAATGCAGCCAAACCTAATTGTACAACGACCCTGTTGTATAAGATTTGAACAGATGGATCAGAGgtattaatatattcttgaaCTTTAGAGTTTAATAGCATATCCTTAGCAGCGTAGAAATCAACATTCACAGCAATGAAATAGATATGATATAAGATAGCACGTTtagtaaataattcattggATTGAGAGCTTACTGTTTCAGATAAACATTTAATTAAGGTAGCAATATAAGAATCATTAACAGTTCCTTCATATGGAATATATTTAGAGGTATATTGGGATGGAACATTTTCCCAAGCAGTGGAttcaatgatattaattaaattcatttgcttataataaatatgatcTAATCTTCTAATGAATACACGATTCAAAACCTTCTTTTgttcatcttcatttaaGATTGCTTCCATGTATAATTGAACTcttaaaatcaaattataaacAGATTGTTCATCTCTCAGACGTAATAAGTAATCACTTGAATGTGGATcagtatttaataatgatttgttgaattcatcatctaatCTTTCAACAAATGAGAACAAAGAACCCAAAATTTGTTTAACACCTTTTTCATTAGCAGTAGGTTCAATTTCAATGGAgtcattttttttcgttaATTCAGTAActtgatatttattaatattttcatccaaaatattcattaagCTTTCAATATCGTTCAAGGAAGACTTCCATTGATCAACTGGTTGATAAGCTAAAGTTGCAGAACTATCAAATCTAACAGGAATCAAAGTTAAGTAACCCATGATTAATTCATATGGAGATTTGGCAATGTTGATCAATTCTTGCATTGTTTTAACCATTGTAGATTGGTCAACATTTTTCTTACCTCTAGAGTCTAAAACAATTTGTAAAGCAGAAAAGAAGTTAACTTCCGATGTAGCATTTGCCATTGAAGATAAGTTAGCAGCAGCATTCTTCAAAGTGAATGTAGCAGGTTCTGGAGCTAAAGAAACCTCTAAATCAACAGTTGGTTCTTTATCAAAGGATTCTGGATCTTTTCTTAAATCTTCCAATAGTTGCTCATTTTCTCTGGCAgtctttttaattctttgcTTCATAGTATTGAAGGCCCTAGCAACtgctttatttttcataatttctTCCATGGCATTGGATGTAGTTGAagcttcttcattattagcATTATTGTTTTGAACTTCGCTTACTGCATCTTCAATTTGTGCAATAactttaatgaaaatatttggaataccaaaattttgttgttgagatctaattaataatttggtGATAGTTTCGAATTCGTTCAAAATTGTGACCCAATCATTAGTTAATTCTGCAGCATCAATCTTATTATAGACCATTTGCatttcatctaataatttttctttagcAGATTTAACAACAACCTTAGCACCTTCGTCATCAGAATCGTCAGAGTCGGAATAACGGTTACCCTTTAAGAATTTGTTAGAAGCACCACCTTTTCTAAATTCTGGCTTTTTAAACCAATCTGGACCGTAAGGCTTGCTGTCAGAATCATCAGAATCAAAATCagattcttcttcagattCGTCATTTTCGAAGAAGGAATCATCAGAATCATCATTTTGAAGATCCTGAGATTCATCTCCAgaagaagataataattcatcttcggaagaagaagataataaatcttcttcagaTGAAGAGCTACCACTTTCATAATCGTAGGTAGTAGAAGCAAAGAAACGAGACATCTTTAATGTAAAGGAAACTTAGTGGTGAGAAATTTATTCGTAATATATGGAAAACAAAGAGaccaatttcaaataactGAATCAAAATACAAAAGTAAAAATGTAATTCGTAATGTTtagttgaaaaaaaaatattcttagGAATTAAAGTATTACAATATTGACTTGTAAGCTTGTACTTTgaatgtttttttcttcttcttcttcttcttatGATATGGAATACACTTCCTTCACTTCACTTCTATGATGAATTCTAAAATTCAaaactaaaataaaaagaatttgagattctaaaattataaagaaactattatttaattattattacttgtaAAGATACTAAAAGGTTTTTTTCttacaattaattattatttcaataatcaattgattgaattgaattttacaattttgGATTTGAGAGTGTTACcggaaaataatttttcatttttctttggagGGGA
This DNA window, taken from Henningerozyma blattae CBS 6284 chromosome 3, complete genome, encodes the following:
- the YOR1 gene encoding ATP-binding cassette transporter YOR1 (similar to Saccharomyces cerevisiae YOR1 (YGR281W); ancestral locus Anc_5.10), which codes for MPHVSSSTGKVTGHDKLRHVTSVHSTHSTHSTHSTHSTQSSAQSTSESSSPLAFLTETDLERATHSELDPQKRLFRWLHYGPMPPVPDGENRPVHPYYSTGPISRVLLWWVTPLLRVGYRRTIQPNDLFAMHPRMSVEKLHAEFEQALKRRTRRAFDSQQPPPRFAVLWALAYTFRYQYLLSVIFAVLANCTSALTPLLTRRLISSVEKRAYEGQGVGPGVGYAIGACVMLLINGFLFHHFLYFAQMTGVQAKSVLLQAAVFKSSRLSNRARSRFPSGNIQSLASTDLARLEFAISFQPFLAGFPATLAAATTLLIIYLGAIALVGIGVFFLALILMMVLFRHVIQTRIKSNVLTDQRVRLMRELLGAARNIKLYAWEDACESRVAEVRSKETARVTRMQLLKNAAIAMAVSLPNVASLTTFLSLYALNHSSSGLMGGIGGRDVGSVFASLSLFQVLGLQMFFLPVAIGTGIDMILGLDRIQKLLLEEEMGDHPIHPGKGDLETHEDQVEMIEIVNLDKQDKLDQDKSDHYNTESTSSGKILSSSQISLPNDSLPNDSAAITVNDCTFAWDSEDPNDETKDKTKDKDSKSKDSKSKDKKSKDKKSKDKQKGPEEKEAPTILKPLLSNINFTIPKGEFVVVTGPVGSGKTSLLFALAGLMEQLSGEMNHSGDLLLCGIPWVQNATIRDNILFGSPYDPTFYKRVLHVCALESDLENLPAHDKTEVGERGVTLSGGQKARISLARAVYKNKDIYLFDDVLSAVDARVGRHIMDYCMNDHLSDKTRILATHQLSLVEKADRIIVLSTSKDAPHFEIGTFKELIKTNSTLQSLMQFTSSQSENENEDEDENEEDIKQEALQKIQTHVSINSVEQDGALVSSEERAVNSITWHVYKTYVQAATGKLWFISLPSYFIFVIGTTFCNLFSSVWLSYWSEDKFHNRSPSFYMGLYSFFVFGSYIFMNGQYTLLCYMGVVASKTLNLQALHKILHTPMSFMDTNPLGRILNRFTKDTDALDNELTENLRLAMSQIANIIGVGAMCIIYLPWFAIAIPFLLLIFLLIADHYQSTGREVKRLEAIQRSFVYNNLNEMLTGMDTIKAYNAQDRFATKSEFLIDKMNEAAYISIAVQRWAGIFLDLVAVAFALIITLLCVTRQFHISGADTGVLLTYVLQLPGLLNTVLRALTQTENDMNSTERLVSYATQLPQEAQYRKPECSPPIDWPQNGHIVFENINFAYRPGLPIILKNFNLIIKPNEKIGICGRTGAGKSTIMNALYRLTELTTGKIIIDDIDISNLGLYELRSKLAIIPQDPVLFRGNIRRNLDPFDEYQDDLLWESLVKAGAIDSQELETVKSQDKNSDAKNLHKFHLNQSVDEDGNNFSLGERQVLALTRALVRQSKILILDEATSSVDYETDAKIQNLIATAFNHCTILCIAHRLKTILNYDRILVLEKGEVAEFDTPWNLFNNDGIFKSMCSRANITEEDFPKQKQI
- the NIP1 gene encoding translation initiation factor eIF3 core subunit c (similar to Saccharomyces cerevisiae NIP1 (YMR309C); ancestral locus Anc_5.9), with the translated sequence MSRFFASTTYDYESGSSSSEEDLLSSSSEDELLSSSGDESQDLQNDDSDDSFFENDESEEESDFDSDDSDSKPYGPDWFKKPEFRKGGASNKFLKGNRYSDSDDSDDEGAKVVVKSAKEKLLDEMQMVYNKIDAAELTNDWVTILNEFETITKLLIRSQQQNFGIPNIFIKVIAQIEDAVSEVQNNNANNEEASTTSNAMEEIMKNKAVARAFNTMKQRIKKTARENEQLLEDLRKDPESFDKEPTVDLEVSLAPEPATFTLKNAAANLSSMANATSEVNFFSALQIVLDSRGKKNVDQSTMVKTMQELINIAKSPYELIMGYLTLIPVRFDSSATLAYQPVDQWKSSLNDIESLMNILDENINKYQVTELTKKNDSIEIEPTANEKGVKQILGSLFSFVERLDDEFNKSLLNTDPHSSDYLLRLRDEQSVYNLILRVQLYMEAILNEDEQKKVLNRVFIRRLDHIYYKQMNLINIIESTAWENVPSQYTSKYIPYEGTVNDSYIATLIKCLSETVSSQSNELFTKRAILYHIYFIAVNVDFYAAKDMLLNSKVQEYINTSDPSVQILYNRVVVQLGLAAFKLCLIEDCHQVLNELLCSPHLKEILGQQSLHRIVAPTNPNNTSEQREQLCLPYHQHINLDLIDIVFLTSSLLIEIPQMAAFYSGIKVRKLPFSQRSARRLLEHYEKSSFQGPPETLRDYVLHAAKSMQNGDWKQCYEFLKSIQTWNLLHNSEEVLEKLIERIQIESLKTYFLTYRRFYSSFSIVKLSELFSLSEEKIIEVLDDAIKKFGINVSIDETKKLVKVEKGEAISKLEEVALKLRKEYKLGGDRFKLGGGRR